From one Callithrix jacchus isolate 240 chromosome 2, calJac240_pri, whole genome shotgun sequence genomic stretch:
- the BRD8 gene encoding bromodomain-containing protein 8 isoform X4, with product MATGTGKHKLLSTGPTEPWSIREKLCLASSVMRSGDQNWVSVSRAIKPFAEPGRPPDWFSQKHCASQYSELLETTETPKRKRGEKGEVVETVEDVIVRKLTAERVEELKKVIKETQERYRRLKRDAELIQAGHMDSRLDELCNDIAMKKKLEEEEAEVKRKATDAAYQARQAVKTPPRRLPTVMVRSPIDSASPGGDYPLGDLTPTTMEEATSGVTPGTLPSTPVTSFPGIPDTLPPGSAPLEAPMTPVTDDSPQKKMLGQKATPPPSPLLSELLKKGSLLPTSPRLVNENEMAVASGHLNSTGVLLEVGGVLPMIHGGEIQQTPNTVAASPAASGAPTLSRLLEAGPTQFTTPLASFTTVASEPPVKLVPPPVESVSQATIVMMPALPAPSSAPAVSTTESVAPVSQPDNCVPMEAVGDPHTVTVSMDSSEISMIINSIKEECFRSGVAEAPGGSKAPSIDGKEELDLAEKMDIAVSYTGEELDFETVGDIIAIIEDKVDDHPEVLDVAAVEAALSFCEENDDPQSLPGPWEHPIQQERDKPVPLPAPEMTVKQERMDFEETENKGIHELVDIREPSAEIKVEPAEPEPGISGAEIVAGVVPATSMEPPDLRSQDLDEEPGSTAVGEIIEADVAIGKGDETPLTTVKTEASPESMLSPSHVSNPIEDPLEAETQHKFEISDSLKEESGTIFGSQIKDAPGEDEEEDGVSEAASLEEPKEEDQGEGYLSEMDNEPPVSESDDGFSIHNATLQSHTLADSIPSSPASSQFSVCSEDQEAIQAQKIWKKAIMLVWRAAANHRYANVFLQPVTDDIAPGYHSIVQRPMDLSTIKKNIENGLIRSTAEFQRDIMLMFQNAVMYNSSDHDVYHMAVEMQRDVLEQIQQFLATQLIMQTSESGISAKSLRGRDSTRKQDASEKMRHEWVWLDSDQDYPNDSELSNDCKSLFSSWDSSQDLDVGIWRETEDPEAEELEESSPGRETSELLVGDRDSEESQEEAKQASHQNFLHFLSEVAYLMEPLCISSNESSEGCCPPSGTRQEGWEIKASEGERELCRDTEELLAKGDLLVAEKPLGENGKPEVASAPSDICAVQGPPTGSEEGEAQQESKGEDQGEVYVSEMEDQPPSGESDDAFNIKETPLVDVFFSRATSSKLTDLSQDDPVQDHLLFKKTLLPVWKMIASHRPMDLTTLKRNLSKGRIRTVAQFQRDLMLMFQNAVMYNDSDHHIYHMAVEMRREVLEQIQVLNVWLDKRQGSSSLEGEPANPVDDGKPIL from the exons GGTGTCAGTTAGCAGAGCAATCAAGCCCTTTGCAGAACCTGGCCGCCCTCCAGACTGGTTCTCTCAAAAA cattgTGCTTCCCAGTACTCGGAGCTTTTAGAGACCACTGAGACCCCAAA ACGGAAACGAGGTGAAAAAGGAGAAGTGGTGGAAACTGTTGAAGACGTCATTGTTCGGAAACTGACTGCTGAGCGAGTTGAGGAACTAAAGAAAGTGATAAAGGAAACCCAGGAGAGATATAG ACGGTTAAAAAGAGATGCAGAACTAATTCAAGCTGGACACATGGACAGCAGACTGGATGAGCTTTGCAATGACATTGCAAT gaaaaaaaaattggaagaagagGAGGCTGAAGTAAAGAGGAAGGCTACAGATGCTGCATATCAGG CTCGTCAAGCAGTAAAAACACCCCCCCGGAGGTTACCCACTGTGATGGTTCGCTCTCCTATAGATTCTGCCTCCCCAGGAGGTGATTATCCACTTGGGGACTTGACTCCAACCACTATGGAAGAGGCTACCTCTGGG GTAACCCCCGGGACTTTGCCGAGTACCCCAGTCACCTCGTTTCCTGGGATTCCTGACACCCTTCCTCCAGGCTCTGCACCCTTAGAAGCCCCCATGACCCCAGTAACAGATGATTCACCCCAGAAAAAGATGCTTGGACAGAAAGCAACTCCACCCCCCTCCCCTCTGCTGTCAGAGCTCTTGAAGAAGGGCAGCCTCCTGCCTACTAGCCCCAGACTG GTCAATGAGAATGAAATGGCTGTGGCTTCTGGCCACCTGAACAGTACAGGTGTCCTCCTGGAGGTAGGCGGGGTCCTTCCCATGATACATGGTGGGGAGATACAGCAAACACCCAATACTGTTGCAGCCTCCCCTGCTGCCTCAG GTGCTCCCACTCTTTCCCGGCTTTTAGAAGCTGGTCCTACACAGTTCACCACACCTCTTGCTTCCTTCACCACTGTTGCCAGTGAGCCTCCAGTTAAACTTGTGCCACCCCCTGTAGAGTCTGTGTCCCAGGCTACCATTGTCATGATGCCTGCGCTGCCAGCACCATCCTCTGCTCCGGCTGTCTCCACTACTGAAAGTGTAGCTCCAG TGAGTCAACCCGATAACTGTGTTCCCATGGAGGCTGTGGGGGATCCACATACTGTGACTGTTTCCATGGACAGCAGTGAAATATCTATGATCATCAATTCTATCAAAGAAGAATGTTTTCGATCAGGGGTAGCAGAGGCCCCTGGAGGATCAAAGGCTCCCAGCATAGATGGGAAGGAAGAATTAGATCTGGCTGAGAAGATGGATATTGCTGTGTCTTACACAGGTGAAGAGCTGGATTTTGAGACTGTTGGAGACATCATTGCCATCATTGAGGACAAG GTAGATGATCATCCTGAAGTGCTGGATGTGGCAGCAGTGGAAGCAGCACTCTCATTTTGTGAAGAGAATGATGATCCTCAGTCCCTGCCTGGCCCCTGGGAGCATCCTATCCAGCAGGAGAGGGACAAGCCAGTACCTCTCCCTGCACCGGAAATGACGGTCAAGCAAGAGAGAATGGACTTTGAGGAAACGGAAAACAAAGGAATACATGAACTGGTGGACATCAGGGAGCCCAGTGCAGAGATCAAGGTGGAACCTGCAGAACCAGAGCCAGGCATTTCAGGGGCCGAAATAGTAGCTGGAGTTGTTCCAGCCACAAGTATGGAGCCACCAGACCTCAGGAGTCAGGACTTAGATGAGGAACCAGGAAGTACTGCAGTTGGAGAGATTATTGAAGCAGATGTTGCCATTGGGAAAGGCGATGAGACCCCACTTACAACTGTGAAGACAGAG gCATCCCCTGAAAGCATGTTGTCTCCGTCACATGTCTCAAATCCCATTGAAGATCCTTTAGAGGCAGAGACTCAGCACAAGTTTGAAATCTCAG ACTCATTGAAAGAAGAATCAGGGACTATTTTTGGAAGCCAGATAAAG GATGCCCCAggtgaggatgaggaggaagatggTGTCAGTGAAGCGGCCAGCCTAGAGGAGCCTAAGGAAGAGGATCAAGGAGAAGGCTATTTGTCAGAAATGGATAATGAACCTCCTGTGAGCGAGAGTGATGATGGCTTCAGCATACACAATGCTACACTGCAGTCACACACACTGGCAGACTCCATCCCCAGCAGCCCTGCTTCTTCCCAGTT CTCTGTCTGCAGCGAGGATCAGGAAGCTATTCAGGCACAGAAAATTTGGAAGAAAGCCATCATGCTTGTATGGAGAGCTGCAGCTAATCATAG GTATGCCAATGTCTTCCTGCAGCCTGTTACAGATGACATAGCACCTGGCTACCACAGCATTGTGCAGAG GCCGATGGATTTGTCAACTAttaagaaaaacatagaaaatggaCTGATCCGAAGCACAGCTGAATTTCAGCGTGACATTATGCTGATGTTTCAGAATGCTGTAATGTACAATAGCTCAGACCATGATGTCTATCACATGGCAGTGGAGATGCAGCGAGATGTCTTAGAGCAGATCCAG CAATTCTTGGCCACACAGTTAATTATGCAAACATCTGAGTCTGGGATCAGTGCTAAAAGTCTTCGAGGGAGAGATTCTACCCGTAAACAGGATGCTTCAGAGAAG ATGAGACATGAGTGGGTTTGGCTGGATTCTGATCAAGATTATCCCAACGACTCTGAGTTGAGCAATGACTGCAAATCCCTCTTCAGCTCATGGGACTCCAGTCAGGATCTTGATGTGGGCATCTGGAGGGAAACTGAGGATCCAGAGGCTGAGGAACTAGAGGAAAGCAGCCCAGGGAGAGAAACTAGTGAACTGCTTGTTGGGGATAGAGACAGTGAAGAATCTCAGGAAGAGGCAAAGCAAGCCAGCCACCAGAACTTCCTCCACTTTCTCTCTGAG GTAGCTTACTTAATGGAGCCCTTGTGCATTAGCAGCAATGAATCAAGTGAAGGCTGCTGCCCTCCATCTGGTACCAGACAAGAAGGATGGGAAATTAAAGCtagtgaaggagaaagggagctCTGCAGAGACACTGAAGAGCTTTTAGCCAAGGGAGACCTCTTAGTAGCTGAAAAGCCACTGGGAGAAAATGGAAAGCCAGAAGTGGCTTCAGCTCCCTCAGATATTTGTGCAGTTCAGGGACCACCCACAGGGAGTGAAGAG GGGGAGGCTCAGCAAGAATCCAAAGGGGAGGATCAGGGTGAAGTATATGTGTCAGAGATGGAAGATCAGCCCCCTTCAGGCGAGAGTGATGATGCCTTTAACATTAAGGAGACTCCCTTGGTGGATGTATTTTTCAGCCGTGCTACCTCCTCAAAGCT GACTGATCTAAGCCAGGATGACCCTGTTCAGGATCATTTGCTATTTAAGAAGACTCTCCTGCCAGTCTGGAAGATGATTGCCAGTCACAG ACCTATGGACTTAACTACCCTGAAGAGAAATCTCTCTAAGGGTCGGATTCGCACCGTGGCCCAATTCCAGCGAGATCTGATGCTGATGTTCCAAAATGCTGTAATGTACAATGACTCTGATCATCACATATACCATATGGCTGTGGAAATGCGGCGAGAAGTCTTGGAGCAGATTCAG
- the BRD8 gene encoding bromodomain-containing protein 8 isoform X6: MATGTGKHKLLSTGPTEPWSIREKLCLASSVMRSGDQNWVSVSRAIKPFAEPGRPPDWFSQKHCASQYSELLETTETPKRKRGEKGEVVETVEDVIVRKLTAERVEELKKVIKETQERYRRLKRDAELIQAGHMDSRLDELCNDIAMKKKLEEEEAEVKRKATDAAYQARQAVKTPPRRLPTVMVRSPIDSASPGGDYPLGDLTPTTMEEATSGVNENEMAVASGHLNSTGVLLEVGGVLPMIHGGEIQQTPNTVAASPAASGAPTLSRLLEAGPTQFTTPLASFTTVASEPPVKLVPPPVESVSQATIVMMPALPAPSSAPAVSTTESVAPVSQPDNCVPMEAVGDPHTVTVSMDSSEISMIINSIKEECFRSGVAEAPGGSKAPSIDGKEELDLAEKMDIAVSYTGEELDFETVGDIIAIIEDKVDDHPEVLDVAAVEAALSFCEENDDPQSLPGPWEHPIQQERDKPVPLPAPEMTVKQERMDFEETENKGIHELVDIREPSAEIKVEPAEPEPGISGAEIVAGVVPATSMEPPDLRSQDLDEEPGSTAVGEIIEADVAIGKGDETPLTTVKTEASPESMLSPSHVSNPIEDPLEAETQHKFEISDSLKEESGTIFGSQIKDAPGEDEEEDGVSEAASLEEPKEEDQGEGYLSEMDNEPPVSESDDGFSIHNATLQSHTLADSIPSSPASSQFSVCSEDQEAIQAQKIWKKAIMLVWRAAANHRYANVFLQPVTDDIAPGYHSIVQRPMDLSTIKKNIENGLIRSTAEFQRDIMLMFQNAVMYNSSDHDVYHMAVEMQRDVLEQIQQFLATQLIMQTSESGISAKSLRGRDSTRKQDASEKMRHEWVWLDSDQDYPNDSELSNDCKSLFSSWDSSQDLDVGIWRETEDPEAEELEESSPGRETSELLVGDRDSEESQEEAKQASHQNFLHFLSEVAYLMEPLCISSNESSEGCCPPSGTRQEGWEIKASEGERELCRDTEELLAKGDLLVAEKPLGENGKPEVASAPSDICAVQGPPTGSEEGEAQQESKGEDQGEVYVSEMEDQPPSGESDDAFNIKETPLVDVFFSRATSSKLTDLSQDDPVQDHLLFKKTLLPVWKMIASHRFSSPFLKPVSERQAPGYKDVVKRPMDLTTLKRNLSKGRIRTVAQFQRDLMLMFQNAVMYNDSDHHIYHMAVEMRREVLEQIQVLNVWLDKRQGSSSLEGEPANPVDDGKPIL, translated from the exons GGTGTCAGTTAGCAGAGCAATCAAGCCCTTTGCAGAACCTGGCCGCCCTCCAGACTGGTTCTCTCAAAAA cattgTGCTTCCCAGTACTCGGAGCTTTTAGAGACCACTGAGACCCCAAA ACGGAAACGAGGTGAAAAAGGAGAAGTGGTGGAAACTGTTGAAGACGTCATTGTTCGGAAACTGACTGCTGAGCGAGTTGAGGAACTAAAGAAAGTGATAAAGGAAACCCAGGAGAGATATAG ACGGTTAAAAAGAGATGCAGAACTAATTCAAGCTGGACACATGGACAGCAGACTGGATGAGCTTTGCAATGACATTGCAAT gaaaaaaaaattggaagaagagGAGGCTGAAGTAAAGAGGAAGGCTACAGATGCTGCATATCAGG CTCGTCAAGCAGTAAAAACACCCCCCCGGAGGTTACCCACTGTGATGGTTCGCTCTCCTATAGATTCTGCCTCCCCAGGAGGTGATTATCCACTTGGGGACTTGACTCCAACCACTATGGAAGAGGCTACCTCTGGG GTCAATGAGAATGAAATGGCTGTGGCTTCTGGCCACCTGAACAGTACAGGTGTCCTCCTGGAGGTAGGCGGGGTCCTTCCCATGATACATGGTGGGGAGATACAGCAAACACCCAATACTGTTGCAGCCTCCCCTGCTGCCTCAG GTGCTCCCACTCTTTCCCGGCTTTTAGAAGCTGGTCCTACACAGTTCACCACACCTCTTGCTTCCTTCACCACTGTTGCCAGTGAGCCTCCAGTTAAACTTGTGCCACCCCCTGTAGAGTCTGTGTCCCAGGCTACCATTGTCATGATGCCTGCGCTGCCAGCACCATCCTCTGCTCCGGCTGTCTCCACTACTGAAAGTGTAGCTCCAG TGAGTCAACCCGATAACTGTGTTCCCATGGAGGCTGTGGGGGATCCACATACTGTGACTGTTTCCATGGACAGCAGTGAAATATCTATGATCATCAATTCTATCAAAGAAGAATGTTTTCGATCAGGGGTAGCAGAGGCCCCTGGAGGATCAAAGGCTCCCAGCATAGATGGGAAGGAAGAATTAGATCTGGCTGAGAAGATGGATATTGCTGTGTCTTACACAGGTGAAGAGCTGGATTTTGAGACTGTTGGAGACATCATTGCCATCATTGAGGACAAG GTAGATGATCATCCTGAAGTGCTGGATGTGGCAGCAGTGGAAGCAGCACTCTCATTTTGTGAAGAGAATGATGATCCTCAGTCCCTGCCTGGCCCCTGGGAGCATCCTATCCAGCAGGAGAGGGACAAGCCAGTACCTCTCCCTGCACCGGAAATGACGGTCAAGCAAGAGAGAATGGACTTTGAGGAAACGGAAAACAAAGGAATACATGAACTGGTGGACATCAGGGAGCCCAGTGCAGAGATCAAGGTGGAACCTGCAGAACCAGAGCCAGGCATTTCAGGGGCCGAAATAGTAGCTGGAGTTGTTCCAGCCACAAGTATGGAGCCACCAGACCTCAGGAGTCAGGACTTAGATGAGGAACCAGGAAGTACTGCAGTTGGAGAGATTATTGAAGCAGATGTTGCCATTGGGAAAGGCGATGAGACCCCACTTACAACTGTGAAGACAGAG gCATCCCCTGAAAGCATGTTGTCTCCGTCACATGTCTCAAATCCCATTGAAGATCCTTTAGAGGCAGAGACTCAGCACAAGTTTGAAATCTCAG ACTCATTGAAAGAAGAATCAGGGACTATTTTTGGAAGCCAGATAAAG GATGCCCCAggtgaggatgaggaggaagatggTGTCAGTGAAGCGGCCAGCCTAGAGGAGCCTAAGGAAGAGGATCAAGGAGAAGGCTATTTGTCAGAAATGGATAATGAACCTCCTGTGAGCGAGAGTGATGATGGCTTCAGCATACACAATGCTACACTGCAGTCACACACACTGGCAGACTCCATCCCCAGCAGCCCTGCTTCTTCCCAGTT CTCTGTCTGCAGCGAGGATCAGGAAGCTATTCAGGCACAGAAAATTTGGAAGAAAGCCATCATGCTTGTATGGAGAGCTGCAGCTAATCATAG GTATGCCAATGTCTTCCTGCAGCCTGTTACAGATGACATAGCACCTGGCTACCACAGCATTGTGCAGAG GCCGATGGATTTGTCAACTAttaagaaaaacatagaaaatggaCTGATCCGAAGCACAGCTGAATTTCAGCGTGACATTATGCTGATGTTTCAGAATGCTGTAATGTACAATAGCTCAGACCATGATGTCTATCACATGGCAGTGGAGATGCAGCGAGATGTCTTAGAGCAGATCCAG CAATTCTTGGCCACACAGTTAATTATGCAAACATCTGAGTCTGGGATCAGTGCTAAAAGTCTTCGAGGGAGAGATTCTACCCGTAAACAGGATGCTTCAGAGAAG ATGAGACATGAGTGGGTTTGGCTGGATTCTGATCAAGATTATCCCAACGACTCTGAGTTGAGCAATGACTGCAAATCCCTCTTCAGCTCATGGGACTCCAGTCAGGATCTTGATGTGGGCATCTGGAGGGAAACTGAGGATCCAGAGGCTGAGGAACTAGAGGAAAGCAGCCCAGGGAGAGAAACTAGTGAACTGCTTGTTGGGGATAGAGACAGTGAAGAATCTCAGGAAGAGGCAAAGCAAGCCAGCCACCAGAACTTCCTCCACTTTCTCTCTGAG GTAGCTTACTTAATGGAGCCCTTGTGCATTAGCAGCAATGAATCAAGTGAAGGCTGCTGCCCTCCATCTGGTACCAGACAAGAAGGATGGGAAATTAAAGCtagtgaaggagaaagggagctCTGCAGAGACACTGAAGAGCTTTTAGCCAAGGGAGACCTCTTAGTAGCTGAAAAGCCACTGGGAGAAAATGGAAAGCCAGAAGTGGCTTCAGCTCCCTCAGATATTTGTGCAGTTCAGGGACCACCCACAGGGAGTGAAGAG GGGGAGGCTCAGCAAGAATCCAAAGGGGAGGATCAGGGTGAAGTATATGTGTCAGAGATGGAAGATCAGCCCCCTTCAGGCGAGAGTGATGATGCCTTTAACATTAAGGAGACTCCCTTGGTGGATGTATTTTTCAGCCGTGCTACCTCCTCAAAGCT GACTGATCTAAGCCAGGATGACCCTGTTCAGGATCATTTGCTATTTAAGAAGACTCTCCTGCCAGTCTGGAAGATGATTGCCAGTCACAG ATTCAGCAGTCCATTTCTGAAGCCTGTGTCAGAAAGGCAGGCCCCAGGGTACAAGGATGTGGTAAAAAG ACCTATGGACTTAACTACCCTGAAGAGAAATCTCTCTAAGGGTCGGATTCGCACCGTGGCCCAATTCCAGCGAGATCTGATGCTGATGTTCCAAAATGCTGTAATGTACAATGACTCTGATCATCACATATACCATATGGCTGTGGAAATGCGGCGAGAAGTCTTGGAGCAGATTCAG
- the BRD8 gene encoding bromodomain-containing protein 8 isoform X8 has translation MATGTGKHKLLSTGPTEPWSIREKLCLASSVMRSGDQNWVSVSRAIKPFAEPGRPPDWFSQKHCASQYSELLETTETPKRKRGEKGEVVETVEDVIVRKLTAERVEELKKVIKETQERYRRLKRDAELIQAGHMDSRLDELCNDIAMKKKLEEEEAEVKRKATDAAYQARQAVKTPPRRLPTVMVRSPIDSASPGGDYPLGDLTPTTMEEATSGVTPGTLPSTPVTSFPGIPDTLPPGSAPLEAPMTPVTDDSPQKKMLGQKATPPPSPLLSELLKKGSLLPTSPRLVNENEMAVASGHLNSTGVLLEVGGVLPMIHGGEIQQTPNTVAASPAASGAPTLSRLLEAGPTQFTTPLASFTTVASEPPVKLVPPPVESVSQATIVMMPALPAPSSAPAVSTTESVAPVSQPDNCVPMEAVGDPHTVTVSMDSSEISMIINSIKEECFRSGVAEAPGGSKAPSIDGKEELDLAEKMDIAVSYTGEELDFETVGDIIAIIEDKVDDHPEVLDVAAVEAALSFCEENDDPQSLPGPWEHPIQQERDKPVPLPAPEMTVKQERMDFEETENKGIHELVDIREPSAEIKVEPAEPEPGISGAEIVAGVVPATSMEPPDLRSQDLDEEPGSTAVGEIIEADVAIGKGDETPLTTVKTEASPESMLSPSHVSNPIEDPLEAETQHKFEISDSLKEESGTIFGSQIKDAPGEDEEEDGVSEAASLEEPKEEDQGEGYLSEMDNEPPVSESDDGFSIHNATLQSHTLADSIPSSPASSQFSVCSEDQEAIQAQKIWKKAIMLVWRAAANHRYANVFLQPVTDDIAPGYHSIVQRPMDLSTIKKNIENGLIRSTAEFQRDIMLMFQNAVMYNSSDHDVYHMAVEMQRDVLEQIQQFLATQLIMQTSESGISAKSLRGRDSTRKQDASEKDSVPMGSPAFLLSLFDGGTRGRRCAIEADMKMKK, from the exons GGTGTCAGTTAGCAGAGCAATCAAGCCCTTTGCAGAACCTGGCCGCCCTCCAGACTGGTTCTCTCAAAAA cattgTGCTTCCCAGTACTCGGAGCTTTTAGAGACCACTGAGACCCCAAA ACGGAAACGAGGTGAAAAAGGAGAAGTGGTGGAAACTGTTGAAGACGTCATTGTTCGGAAACTGACTGCTGAGCGAGTTGAGGAACTAAAGAAAGTGATAAAGGAAACCCAGGAGAGATATAG ACGGTTAAAAAGAGATGCAGAACTAATTCAAGCTGGACACATGGACAGCAGACTGGATGAGCTTTGCAATGACATTGCAAT gaaaaaaaaattggaagaagagGAGGCTGAAGTAAAGAGGAAGGCTACAGATGCTGCATATCAGG CTCGTCAAGCAGTAAAAACACCCCCCCGGAGGTTACCCACTGTGATGGTTCGCTCTCCTATAGATTCTGCCTCCCCAGGAGGTGATTATCCACTTGGGGACTTGACTCCAACCACTATGGAAGAGGCTACCTCTGGG GTAACCCCCGGGACTTTGCCGAGTACCCCAGTCACCTCGTTTCCTGGGATTCCTGACACCCTTCCTCCAGGCTCTGCACCCTTAGAAGCCCCCATGACCCCAGTAACAGATGATTCACCCCAGAAAAAGATGCTTGGACAGAAAGCAACTCCACCCCCCTCCCCTCTGCTGTCAGAGCTCTTGAAGAAGGGCAGCCTCCTGCCTACTAGCCCCAGACTG GTCAATGAGAATGAAATGGCTGTGGCTTCTGGCCACCTGAACAGTACAGGTGTCCTCCTGGAGGTAGGCGGGGTCCTTCCCATGATACATGGTGGGGAGATACAGCAAACACCCAATACTGTTGCAGCCTCCCCTGCTGCCTCAG GTGCTCCCACTCTTTCCCGGCTTTTAGAAGCTGGTCCTACACAGTTCACCACACCTCTTGCTTCCTTCACCACTGTTGCCAGTGAGCCTCCAGTTAAACTTGTGCCACCCCCTGTAGAGTCTGTGTCCCAGGCTACCATTGTCATGATGCCTGCGCTGCCAGCACCATCCTCTGCTCCGGCTGTCTCCACTACTGAAAGTGTAGCTCCAG TGAGTCAACCCGATAACTGTGTTCCCATGGAGGCTGTGGGGGATCCACATACTGTGACTGTTTCCATGGACAGCAGTGAAATATCTATGATCATCAATTCTATCAAAGAAGAATGTTTTCGATCAGGGGTAGCAGAGGCCCCTGGAGGATCAAAGGCTCCCAGCATAGATGGGAAGGAAGAATTAGATCTGGCTGAGAAGATGGATATTGCTGTGTCTTACACAGGTGAAGAGCTGGATTTTGAGACTGTTGGAGACATCATTGCCATCATTGAGGACAAG GTAGATGATCATCCTGAAGTGCTGGATGTGGCAGCAGTGGAAGCAGCACTCTCATTTTGTGAAGAGAATGATGATCCTCAGTCCCTGCCTGGCCCCTGGGAGCATCCTATCCAGCAGGAGAGGGACAAGCCAGTACCTCTCCCTGCACCGGAAATGACGGTCAAGCAAGAGAGAATGGACTTTGAGGAAACGGAAAACAAAGGAATACATGAACTGGTGGACATCAGGGAGCCCAGTGCAGAGATCAAGGTGGAACCTGCAGAACCAGAGCCAGGCATTTCAGGGGCCGAAATAGTAGCTGGAGTTGTTCCAGCCACAAGTATGGAGCCACCAGACCTCAGGAGTCAGGACTTAGATGAGGAACCAGGAAGTACTGCAGTTGGAGAGATTATTGAAGCAGATGTTGCCATTGGGAAAGGCGATGAGACCCCACTTACAACTGTGAAGACAGAG gCATCCCCTGAAAGCATGTTGTCTCCGTCACATGTCTCAAATCCCATTGAAGATCCTTTAGAGGCAGAGACTCAGCACAAGTTTGAAATCTCAG ACTCATTGAAAGAAGAATCAGGGACTATTTTTGGAAGCCAGATAAAG GATGCCCCAggtgaggatgaggaggaagatggTGTCAGTGAAGCGGCCAGCCTAGAGGAGCCTAAGGAAGAGGATCAAGGAGAAGGCTATTTGTCAGAAATGGATAATGAACCTCCTGTGAGCGAGAGTGATGATGGCTTCAGCATACACAATGCTACACTGCAGTCACACACACTGGCAGACTCCATCCCCAGCAGCCCTGCTTCTTCCCAGTT CTCTGTCTGCAGCGAGGATCAGGAAGCTATTCAGGCACAGAAAATTTGGAAGAAAGCCATCATGCTTGTATGGAGAGCTGCAGCTAATCATAG GTATGCCAATGTCTTCCTGCAGCCTGTTACAGATGACATAGCACCTGGCTACCACAGCATTGTGCAGAG GCCGATGGATTTGTCAACTAttaagaaaaacatagaaaatggaCTGATCCGAAGCACAGCTGAATTTCAGCGTGACATTATGCTGATGTTTCAGAATGCTGTAATGTACAATAGCTCAGACCATGATGTCTATCACATGGCAGTGGAGATGCAGCGAGATGTCTTAGAGCAGATCCAG CAATTCTTGGCCACACAGTTAATTATGCAAACATCTGAGTCTGGGATCAGTGCTAAAAGTCTTCGAGGGAGAGATTCTACCCGTAAACAGGATGCTTCAGAGAAG GACAGTGTCCCAATGGgctctcctgccttccttctctctctcttt GATGGGGGAACCAGGGGACGCCGCTGTGCCATTGAAGCAGATATGAAGATGAAAAAGTGA